ATATTACAAAAGCCGTCTATGTTAAGAGACGGCTTTTAATATGAAACGATTCATTTAACCGCCTTACTTTCTAAAAAAACGTTTTAACCATAAGCGGTCATTCTTTCTTCTCTTTGTAGGATATACAAAAATGTATCTTCTACTATTTTCATTGATTATTTTGACAACTTTGACAGTTTTTACAACCCCACTTATGTAGAACCTTTGTTGTTTTGCCCTAATTCTTTGATTGATGTAGTCTTCGGAAAAAAGCTCATCCAATGGAGGTATATCAGAATAATCAATTTCTGCATCAGACATACTTAGTAGTATTTTATGCCTTTGTTCCACTGGCATATCAGCCGAAAATATTTTTTCTTTGTGCATATATCGTCCTCTCCTTCTTGTTGGCTTTCCTTGCAGAAATTATCCGAATTGATCCATCCCTATCTGTATGAACAACTACTAAAATAATAATTGAATTATCAAGTGATAAATTAATTTCTCCAATACTAATTTCTCTTAATTCACCGTAATCTTGCCTTGTGTCTGGAAAAGTTAGCCTACAATTATCATAAAATATTTTTGATGCTTCCCTAAAATCAATACCGTATTTCCCTATGTTAGTTGTGTTTTTATTTTCGTCCCACTCAAAACAATATTCAGGCATAAATAGCTTATAACACTTTAGACATAGATTTAGAATGTATCACACTTAACCGTAATTAAATTTCAGCGATCGCCCCCATCACCCAACCCAATCACCCCATCGCCGCCACTGGCGGTTTTATTTTGGGCATTAAGCAGCCCCTACCCTTGTAAATGATGATTCCATCACCGGACGGTAGCAGAGGAATTCTAGGGCATTTTGGAGAGGGGTAGATACTGTGCATACTACAACCCAAATGGGGGTATCAGGGTCATCTAAGTACAAAAAGCCAAAGAATGTATAAATCTTCGGGACACCCCCCTCTAAAAATAAGTGTTCAGTTAGGGGGGGTGTTTCTCAACAAGCCAGAAAGATTCGCAATAGTAGGTTCCTGCGGGTAGACCTTCGCGGAGAGCGTCTAGCTCAGTCTGTAATCTGGTTATTTCTTGTTGTGCGATCGCAATCTCAGCTTGAATATCAGAAAGCAAATATCAGTTTCATTTATTGACTAATGACTAATGACCAATGAAAAACAACATCTGTACACTTTATTTTTGCCCACTTACTTGTATTCTAATAATATTTAGTAATTCTTTCGCAACATACTCAACAACTGGAACAGGAACAGCATTACCAAATTGTTTTCTGGCAATATCATCTTTTTCATGACATTGAAAATCTGCAGGAAATCCTTGTAATCTACAGGCGTGTTTGTCCGTGATTGCTATATATTTTTTATTTTTGTAAATCTTTTCCAAGAAAAGACTTTTATACTCTTCTGGATGAGTAGCATTAATTGATACTGTCGCTATATAGTCTTTTGCACCAGTAGCAGTTAACGTTGGAATAATATCAGCAGTAGGTAATATAATTCTATAGATATCATTAATACCTGTCATATTCTTGGAGTTGACAAATTCATACTTATGATCGACAGTCAAACGCAATATTCCTTTTTGTACTAATTTATTTAATTCATTAACTTCCATATCACATATTATTTCTTTAAAATTTTGTAAAGATAAAGGATTGCCATCTTTTTCACCATATTTTTTACTTCTTCTATGTTTGAGAAGAGTTAAACAAATTAATTTTTCTCGCTCACTTGTCTTGATAATATCCCAAGAATGAATTGTTGTATGTCCATTTCTTAAATCAGAGAAAATGAAAAAATCATTTAATTCATCATTTTTTTGAAATCTAGTTCTCGATGGTGGTATCACGCCTTTAAATAAAGTATGTGGATCTAATTTAGCTTTTTCCACAGGTTGGGTTTCTTTAAAATCATCCAAAATATCTAATACTTTTGGATGCACATTTAAGGACTCAGGGAATTTATAATTTTCACATTTATCTAAATCATTTCTAATTCCTACAATAAAAACTCTATCTCTATTTTGAGGTAAGCCAAAATCGTAAGCATTCAGAACTTTCCATTTAACACAATATCCAATTTGCGTAAATTCCTGTAAAATCAGTTCTAAGTTAGCTCTATTTTTCGGACTTGCTAATCCACTAACATTTTCAAATATAAAACCTAATGGTCGATTATTATTCACTAATCTAATCACATCAAACCATAATTTACCTCTAGGGTCTTCAAATCCCCTTAAACAACCTGCAACTGACCAAGGCTGACAAGGTACACCACCAACAATTACATCAAAATCAGGCGGGAGTTCACTAATTTTTGTAATATCCCCTAACTCAAGCTCATCTTTATTTAGGTAGCTGATATAATTTTGTTTATAGACTTTAATCGCTTGTTTGTCTATTTCCGAATATCCTAAACATTGACCACCAAGTTTTTCTAAACCTAGTCTAAACCCGCCAATACCTGCAAATAAATCAATGAACGTGAATTTAGTAGGATAGGTAACTAATTGGAGAGGTAATTCTATTTGTCTGGGTGTTTGTGAACACGAAGCTGTCATGTGATGTCTCAGATAGGTTGTTGTATTGTACGATAGTCTTTGGCTCGCTTACGTCCCCACCAATGGATGGGGTTTTACGCTCGAACAATAAATATGACAAGTGCATCTTACATTTTTCTCGCTGGGGGAAGTCGCGGTGTTGGTCGAGAAATCGCCAAATACCTTACAGCACAACAGCTAAAAGTTAAAGCACTCCTGAGAACCGAAGCTGCTAAGGCTGAACTAGAAGCAATAGGTATTCAGGTAGTTCTAGGAAATGCCTTGAATGTGGGTGATGTAGAACGTGCAATACTTGGAGATGAACCTATCCACGCCGTTATTAGCACTATTGGCGGCTTACCCCAAGATGAAGACAAAGCAGATTATTTGGGTAATAGAAATCTCATTGATGCTGCAGTGAAAATCGGGGCACAAAAATTTATTCTTGTGTCTTCTATTGGTACTGGAAATAGTGCTGTGGCTTTACCTCCTCAAGCTTTAGAAACACTTGGACGTGTTTTAGTCGAAAAAGATAAAGCCGAACAATACTTAATTAGCAGTGGACTAACTTACACCATTATTCGTCCTGGTGGACTCAAGTCAGAACCTGCAACTAATAATGGAATTTTAACCGAAGATCCGCGTATTGTTGGCAGCATCCATCGTGCAGATGTCGCTCAGTTGGTGGTTCGTGCTTTAAATTCTGACCGCGCTAATAATAAAGTCTTATCAGCGCTAGACAAAAATCTGCTCTTTGGTCAAGCAGAGTTTCCAGAATTTAGTTTGGATTAGTTAGAAGTTGGGAGTTGGGACTGTGTAGGGGCGGGTTTAACGAGTAAATCTGTGGGTAGACTACATTCTTCATAAACCCGCCCGTACAGGAGGCGCCCAGTTAGGAGTTTAGAGTTAAATACAAATCAACAATTAGATTTATCACGCCTCAATCCTCGCTCCTAATTCCTTATTCTCCAACTATCTGCATAAATAGAGTTCTTTTGCGCGGTCCATCTAATTCAAAAAATAACACAGATTGCCAAGTTCCCAAAGCTAATTTTCCATCGACAATGGGAATTACCTCACTTGTATTCAGTATCATTGCCATCAAATGCGAGTGAGCATTTATCGGTTCATCTTCGGGAACATCTCTTAAATGCAAGTCATTATGTAAGTATTTGTCTGATTCTGGTGCTAATTTCTGCAAAAATACTTTGATATCTGCTAATAATCTTTCTTCGTTTTCGTTGATGGCTAAGGCGGTTGTGGTGTGTCGAGAAAATATTAAAGCTTGACCGTTTCTAATTGATATTGAGTTGATAAAATCTTGAATTTGGGGTGTTATATTATGAATATTAATTCCGGCTTGAGTTTCGATTTCAATTAACTTATGTATAATCGACATATCTTGATGGGAGTTTATCAGGGGTGAAAATTTTTGCTGTTGATGTTAAAATCAGGATATTATATTTTGTAGACCTTTAATTAATCTGCTTATACCTTCTTGTGCTGTATCTTTTTCCAGGGCACCATAAGCAACGCGCAGATAACATCCATCTTCCATACCAAAGGTTGTAGCTGGAATTACGGCTACTTGATGTTCTTGGATGAGTTTTTTAACTAATTCAAAAGCATCTATCTGAGTATGGACTTTGAGGAAAAAAT
The Gloeotrichia echinulata CP02 DNA segment above includes these coding regions:
- a CDS encoding BrnT family toxin, giving the protein MPEYCFEWDENKNTTNIGKYGIDFREASKIFYDNCRLTFPDTRQDYGELREISIGEINLSLDNSIIILVVVHTDRDGSIRIISARKANKKERTIYAQRKNIFG
- a CDS encoding DNA cytosine methyltransferase, producing MTASCSQTPRQIELPLQLVTYPTKFTFIDLFAGIGGFRLGLEKLGGQCLGYSEIDKQAIKVYKQNYISYLNKDELELGDITKISELPPDFDVIVGGVPCQPWSVAGCLRGFEDPRGKLWFDVIRLVNNNRPLGFIFENVSGLASPKNRANLELILQEFTQIGYCVKWKVLNAYDFGLPQNRDRVFIVGIRNDLDKCENYKFPESLNVHPKVLDILDDFKETQPVEKAKLDPHTLFKGVIPPSRTRFQKNDELNDFFIFSDLRNGHTTIHSWDIIKTSEREKLICLTLLKHRRSKKYGEKDGNPLSLQNFKEIICDMEVNELNKLVQKGILRLTVDHKYEFVNSKNMTGINDIYRIILPTADIIPTLTATGAKDYIATVSINATHPEEYKSLFLEKIYKNKKYIAITDKHACRLQGFPADFQCHEKDDIARKQFGNAVPVPVVEYVAKELLNIIRIQVSGQK
- a CDS encoding SDR family oxidoreductase, producing MTSASYIFLAGGSRGVGREIAKYLTAQQLKVKALLRTEAAKAELEAIGIQVVLGNALNVGDVERAILGDEPIHAVISTIGGLPQDEDKADYLGNRNLIDAAVKIGAQKFILVSSIGTGNSAVALPPQALETLGRVLVEKDKAEQYLISSGLTYTIIRPGGLKSEPATNNGILTEDPRIVGSIHRADVAQLVVRALNSDRANNKVLSALDKNLLFGQAEFPEFSLD
- a CDS encoding secondary thiamine-phosphate synthase enzyme YjbQ, whose protein sequence is MSIIHKLIEIETQAGINIHNITPQIQDFINSISIRNGQALIFSRHTTTALAINENEERLLADIKVFLQKLAPESDKYLHNDLHLRDVPEDEPINAHSHLMAMILNTSEVIPIVDGKLALGTWQSVLFFELDGPRKRTLFMQIVGE